A stretch of DNA from Catenulispora acidiphila DSM 44928:
GTGCCCGCGGCGGTGGTCCCGAGCAGCTGGCTGGCGATGCGGTCCAGGTCGCGGAACGGGTCGGTGCGCATCAACATGGGGTCACCTCCAGGTGAGTGGGTCGACCAGGGGGGTCGACTCGCTGACAGACACAGGTATAGCATGTCATCGGAACGATGACAAGTGATGCCGTCGCCGAGGAGATGACGCAGATGGAAGACAAGCAGCGCGGCCGGACGCCCGCCGGCGCCGCCGTTTTCGACACCGGTGCCGCCTTGGGCGAGATCGCGGCCGCGATGCACGCCGTGCATCCCTCCGCCGACGTGCCCGGGCCGGCGTCGGCGCCGCTGAGTGCCAACCAGGTGCTGGCCGCCCTGACGCTGCTCCGTGAGCTCCGTACGGAGATAGCCGGTTGGGAGCCGCAGCTGATCGAGGCGGCCCGGGCGTTGAACACCAGCTGGGCCGACCTGGCTCCGGCCTTGGGCGTGGCCAGCCGGCAGGCCGCCGAGCGCCGTTACCTGCGGCTGCGGCCCGCGGTCGACGGCGCGGAAGGCACCGGCGAGGAGCGGGTGGCCGCCGAGCGGGACCGTAGAGCGGGAGACAAGGCGGTGGCGGGCTGGGCCCGGGACAACGCCGCCGGGCTGCGGCAGCTGGCCGGGCAGATCGGCGCGCTGACCGATCTGGGGGACGGCGCCGACGGCGACCTGGCCGCGCTGCACGACGCGCTGGGCCGCGACGACGCCGCGGACCTGTTGGCACCGCTGGCCGGTACCCGCGGCCACCTGACCGGCGCCCATCCGGGCCTGGCCGAGCAGGTCGGAGCCGTGGACTCCAGCATTACCCGGGTGCGCGCGGCCTCCGACCGTGCCCGCCGCCCCGGGCCGCAGGACGTGTGAGCCGTGTCGTCGTCGAGGAGGGCTGCCGTGATCAATCCGCCGCCTGGGCAGCAGGCGGTGAAGCCACCGCGGGGGCAGCGACGAGCAGATCTGTGTGCCCTATGCGGACCTGGAAGCCGGCACCTTCCAAGATGGAGCCCATGGCGGTGTACATCGCCGCTTTGATGCCCGCGATCGGGCCCAACTGCGCGAGGTCGGGCTGCCACAGCACCCGTACACCCTCAGGCACCGCCTCGGCCGTCACCCCCCGCCCGGACGCCCGAGTCCGAAATCCCGCCCGGTCCAGCAGGTCCCGGACGTCATCGAGCATCTGGTGCTGATCCATTGGTGTGCAAGGCCTTCCCCGCGGTAACCCGCCCAGCCGCCGTGCGGCACGGCGGCTCCATAGCTGACTCGAGCCGTTAACCCGATTCGCGCACGGCAAACCTCCCCGCTCACTTTGATTGCGCACGCGGTGGCGAGCATGCCGATCCGCCCCGCGATTAGAGTGGTCTGCATGGACATGCGAAGGATCGTCGCGGTGCTGGCCGAGGAGGCTGAGCAGCAACTTCACGACCACGTGTGGGAGCTGTCGCCACACGACCATGGACTGGCTCGTGAGGCCGAGGCCGGCCTGCGCAAAGCGGTCGGTCCGCCGGATGTCCAGGAGGCGTTGCCGCTGAAGGACAGGCTCGAACACCTTCGGGAGACGCTCGCGGTTCTGGCCATCTGCCTGGCTCGTACGCACGGTCGCCTGGCCTGGCTTCTCGCCGGCGGCATAGAGGCGCTCGAGCCGGTCCTGCGCTGGCGTGTCCTCTCGCCGGAGGGCGGCGGCACCTTCGGTACTGTTCCGGCGCATCCTGAGCAATACGCGGAGGCAGAGGATGCTGTCCGCCGACTCCAGGAAGTGCTGGCGCAGCTCTCTGCTATGGCATGACAGCCTCGCGCCTGGCTCCTAGCACCTAGCGCCTAGTTCCTAGCTCCTTCTGTGCGCGAACACCCACCGGTTGCCGCCCAGCGCGTCGTTCGGTTCGGGCAGGGGACCGCGGCCGAATCGGAGGGTGAAGTCGTACGGGGTGGCGACGGCCGTGGACCAGCCTCGTGCGGCCAGGTCGCCTGCCGAGTCGGGCCGCGCCTCCTTCGCGAAGAGGTCGAGCAGGTCGATGCCGATCTGCCGCCTGGTCTCGGTGTACAGCGGGCTGTCCCGGTGTGCCATCAGGTCCTTGTCGAGTTTCACTTCGAAGGCCAGCGCGCTTTCGGCCGCGGCGAGCCGGTCCACAGCGGCGATGAGCCGTGTCTCGACGGCGCCGGGCAGATAGAACAGCAAGCCCTCGGCCAGCCAGGCGCTCGGTGTGTTCGGGTCGAAGCCGGCGTCTGTCAGTGCCCTGACCCAGTCGGCGCGCAGGTCGGTCGGGACCGGGACGCGTGCTGCCTTCGGGGTGGCCGCGACGGCGTCGAGCACCCTGTGCTTGAACGCCAGCACCCCTTCCCTGTCCAGCTCGAAGATCACGCAACCGGGCGGCCAGTCGAGCCGGTAGGCCCGCGCGTCGAGCCCGGCTCCGAGCAGGACGACCTGGCGTGCGCCCGCGTGGACCGCCTGCAGCAGGAAGTCGTCGAAGACCCTGGTCCGCAGGCCGAAGTAGCGGGCGAAGCGACCCCACAGCGGGTCCGCCTCGCCGTCCGGGACCTGGTCGACGCGGACGGGCCAGTCCGCGCTCGCCCGCGCGGCGCGCACGAAGTGCTCGGCGAAGAGGTCCTGGGCCAGGCTGTCGCGGCGGTGGGTCTCGATCGCGCGGGAGGCGGCGACCAGCAGGGCGGTGACGCCGACGCCGCCGTCCACGCCTCCCGTGCCGGTGTCCGGCTGCGTCACGTCGGCCGTCATGGGTGCTCCTTCGTGCGGTGCGGCGGCAGCAGGACGGGTTTGACGACGCGCCCCGTCTCGCAGTCGCGCTCGGCCTCGTTGATCTCGTCGAGCGGGTAGGTGCGGATGAGCTGGTCGAAGGGGAAGCGGCCGGCCTGCCAGAGCGCTGTCAGCCGGGGGATGAGCACGCCGGGCACCGCGTCGCCCTCGCAGAGGTGGGACAGTTTGCGGCCGCGGTCCAACGTACCGGGCTCCAGCGGAAGGCTCTGGCGGAGCCGCGCCACGAGGCCCAGGTGGCCGGTCGGTCGCAGGGCCCTGAGCGCCTCGTTGATCAGGTCGGGCGAGGCCGTGGTGTCCAGGGCGTAGCGCACCCCGCCGTCCGTCAGCCGCTTGATACGGTCGGCGAGACCGCCGGTCCCGTACAGCGGGACGGCGCCGAAGCGCTCGGCCGTCGCCAGCCGTTCGGGGTGCCGGTCGACGGCCAGGACCACGGCTCCAGCCGCGGTCGCCGCCATGACCGCCGCCAGGCCCACGGCGCCCGCACCGAAAACGGCGAGGGCATCGCCGGGGACGACGCCGAACGTGTTCAGGACGGCGCCGGCGCCGGTGAGGAAGCCGCAGCCGAGCGGGCCGAGCAGTTCGAGGGGCAGCGTGGGATCCACCCGGACGGCGTTGCGGGCCGGGACCATCGCGTACTCGGCGAACGAGGACTGGCCGAACCATCGCGGCGCCAAAGGGATTCCGGCCGCGTCGGCGAATCGCGCGGCGTTCGTCGTGCGCCCGCCGAACAGGTTGAGCTCGGCGAAGGAATCACAGTAGGCGGGGGCGCCGCTGATACAGGCCCGGCAGTGTCCGCAGGAGTCGAAACTCAGCACGACGTGGTCCCCGACGGCCAGCCGGGTGTCCGGACCGCCGGTCTCCACGACGACCCCGGAGCCCTCGTGGCCGAGGACGGCCGGCAGCGGCGAGCGGCCCGCCGAACCCCGGACGGCGAGATCGGTCCGGCACATCCCGCATCCGGCGATTCTGACCAGGACCTCGTCCGGTGCCGGTCCCTCCTCCAAAGCCACCTGCTCGACGGCGAATCGGCCCTCGTACGAACGCAGTACCGCCGCGTCGAACCGGATGGCCACGTCACGTCTCCTCGGGCCGGTGCACGACGAACGGTCGGAGGTTCCCGTAGAAGCCCCACGGCCCGCCCGCGACACCTACGCCGCTGTCCTTCGCGCCCGCGAACGGCTGGGCAAGGGAGAGCTCGCCGTGGTGGTTGATCCAGACGGTCCCGCATTCGAGCCGTTCGGCGACCTCCTCGGCCCGGTCCAGATCGGTTCCCCACACCGAACCGCCGAGGCCGAAACCGGTGGCGTTGGCCGCTTCGACGGCCTGCTCCACGCCGCGGTACACGAGCACCGGCAGCACCGGGCCGAACTGCTCCTGAGCGACCACCGGGCTCTGGGCCGAGACGTCGGCCAGGATCGTCGGCGCGAAGAAGTAGCCCGGCCTGTCGAGCCGGTGCCCGCCGGCCGCGGCGCGGGCGCCGGTCGCCAAAGCCTCCGCCGCGTAGCCCTCGACCCGGGCGAGCTGAGGGGCGTTGTTGACCGGTCCCAGTTGCGATCCCGCTTGCAGGCCCGGTCCCACGACGGTCTGATCCGCGCGCTGTGCCAGGGCTTCGACGACTTCGGCATAGAGCCGGGCCGGGGCGTAGACCCGCTTGACCGCCATGCAGATCTGCCCGCAGTTGCGGAACGCCGCCCAGAACAGCCGGTCCACGATCTGCTCCACGTCCACGTCGTCGAGCAGGATCGCGGCATCGTTGCCGCCCAACTCCAGGGTGACCCGGGCCAGCGAGGACGCCGCGCCCCGGGCCACGGCGCGGCCGGTGGGAACCGAGCCGGTGAAGGTGACGTGCCCGAACCCCGGGTGGGAGGCGAGGCGCTCGCCGAGGGGTTCGCGGCCGGTGACGATCGTGAGGACGTCCTCGGGCAGGGCGGCGGCCAGCACCGATCCCAGCATCCTGGTGGCCAGGGGAGTGAAGGGGGAGGGTTTGAGCACCACCGTGTTGCCCGCGGCGAGCGCGGGGGCGAACTTCGCGGAGGCGAGTTGGAGCGGGAAGTTCCACGGAACGATCGCGGCGACGGGACCGAGCGGCCGCCAGCGGACCTCGCTGCGCACCGGTCGGCCGTCCACGATCGGCCGGGTCTGCGGGCGAAGCGTGGCGAAGTAGCGAAGGCGGGCCGCTGCGCGGGCCACCTCCGCGAACGACTCCGGCAGCGGTTTGCCCTGCTCGCGGGTGAGCAGCGGGGCGAGGTCCGGCCCGGCCCGCTCCACCGCGTCGGCCGCCGCGAGCAGCGCGGCGGCGCGGGCGTCGGGGTCGGCACGCCACCCGCGCCAGGCCGTGTGCGCCCGCTCGACGATCGCGTCCAGTTCCTCAGGCTGCTGATCGGGCGCCTCGGCAAAGGGCTCGCCGGTCGCGGGATCGAGGACTGCGAAGCTGCCGCCGCGGGCCCGGTGCGGGCGGCTGGGCTCAGTCGTCGGCATGCCGGCGGGTCAGTTCCCGGCGGGGACGGCGGCCTGTTCCCGGCTGTGCCGGTCCATCTCGGCTCGGAAGGCCGCCACCAGATGCGGTTGGATCCGTCCGGTGGTGCGGTCGCCGCGCTCGCACACCGCCCCGCGCACCCCCACGATGTCCGTGCCGATGGCGGTGAGCGTGCCCAGGTCCTCCGCTCTGACGCTGCCCGCGAGCGCCGCGAGCCGCCCGGTGTCGTGCGCCCGCCGGACGAACTCCGCGCACAGGTCGGGCGGAACGTGGTCGAACAGCCGGGTCCCGTCCTTGATGGCGGTGTCGAGCATGGCCGCGTCGCAGCCGGAGCGGCCGGCGATGTCGGGCACGGCGAGCGGGTTGACGCAGCCGACGCGGTGGGCGTCGGCGTACCCGGAGGCGACGACGAGCGCGTCCGGCCGGTAGTCCTTGACCGCTCGCACGACGGCGCGCATGACGGTGACGGCCTGGTCGGGCGTGGTGCAGCCGAACAGGCCGACCTTGATGTACGTGGCGCCCGAGACAACCGCGCCGAGTGCCGCCTGGGCGACCGTGCCGGGTTTGTAGGGCACGTCCCCCACGGTCGCCGATACCGGCTTGTCCGCCGGGACGATGTCGCGGATCTCCCGGATCACCCACGGGAAGTTGGCACCGAGCGAGCCCTCGTCCGGCTTCTTGACGTCGACGATGTCGAGGTGCCGCGACGCCTTCGCGCAGTCGCGGGCTTCTTCGACGTCGGCCGGGGATATGAGCAGCAACAACGCGTTCTCCGTTCCGAGGATGCTCAGCCAGGACGCTCAGCGCTGTTGCGCGGGGATCAGGTGGTTGCCCCGGGTGTCGCCGTCGCCCGGGTCGTAGAACTCCACGATCGCGACCCGCCACACCTCCGCCTCGATCTGGTCCTGCGCGGTGGGACCGAAGGAATCGAAGAGCGCGTTCAGGTTCTCGCGCCCGAAGCCGATCGCCGTCATCAGCGCCTCGAAGACCGGGCGGTCGATGAGCCCGTCGCCGTCGGGGTCGCCGAGCGCGGACAGCGCCTCGGCGAACTGCTCGACGGCCGCGCCGAAGCGCTCCGGACTGAGGACGAAAGCCTGGAACTCCTCGGCGCTGATCCGTCCGTCGTGGTTCGCGTCGAGCGCGTCGGCCATCGTGATCCAGTAGCGGTCGAAGGCGGCGCGCATCGCGTCCTTCGCGGCCTGGTCCGAGCCGGTCGCGGCGGCGACCACCCGGTTCGTCATGAGCGCGATGTCCGCGGCCTCGATGAAGCCGTTGCCGTCGGTGTCGAAGAGGTCGAAGACGTGCTCGACCCGCTTGGCGGCCTGGGGGTGGGGGTTCATGGGGACTTCGGCCTCCCGATCCTTGGTGACCTGCTTGTCCGATTGTCGGTTCGAAGACCGGATTGCGGACCCTATGAGGGCCCTGATTCACTCGATCGTGGAACCTCGCGCGGAACGTGCCTCCGTGTGGCGCCGGCGCGCCCTGCCGATGAAGGTCCTGTCAGGACGATGTGTTCGATGAGCCGATGCTCGTGGTGACGGCGCACTGCCCGGTCCGCGGCGGGCAGCTCAGACTCGCGCCGCCCACGACGTGCAGCAGCAGCGGTGCGTCGCCGGCGCCGGCTGTGTCCAGAGCCCGGCGCAGGCCTTGGGGATCGGGGGCGGGCGGCTGGCCCAGGACGGTGATGTCGACCCTGCCGTCGCGGGCCGTGACCGATTCGACCTCCCAGCCGTGCCCGGCGGCCCAGGCCCGAGCCGCCGGGCCGGCGTCCGCGGCCAGTTGCCGGTCCCGGGTCACCGCCACGGTGCCGATCGTCAGCGGCACGGCCACCAGTACCAGCAGTGCCGCGACGCTCGCCAGGCTGGTGCCGCGCAGGCGCCCCACGCGCCGGCCGGCGGCCTGGGCCGCGGCACGGACTTGGAAGATGAGGAAGACGGTGATGCCGGTGCCGATGATGGCGGCGACGTTGGTGCTGAACAGCAGGGCGGCCTGGCCGGCGTCGTGGAAGCGGCGGACTTCCAGCAGCAGCCCGGTCACGGCCAGCGGCGGCACCAGGGAGATGGCGATCGCCACGCCGGGCAGCGCGTCGGAGACGTCGGCCCGGGCCAGCGCGAACGCCCCGGCCGTGCCGGTGGCCAGGGCGGCGAGCA
This window harbors:
- a CDS encoding EF-hand domain-containing protein translates to MNPHPQAAKRVEHVFDLFDTDGNGFIEAADIALMTNRVVAAATGSDQAAKDAMRAAFDRYWITMADALDANHDGRISAEEFQAFVLSPERFGAAVEQFAEALSALGDPDGDGLIDRPVFEALMTAIGFGRENLNALFDSFGPTAQDQIEAEVWRVAIVEFYDPGDGDTRGNHLIPAQQR
- a CDS encoding (5-formylfuran-3-yl)methyl phosphate synthase translates to MLLLISPADVEEARDCAKASRHLDIVDVKKPDEGSLGANFPWVIREIRDIVPADKPVSATVGDVPYKPGTVAQAALGAVVSGATYIKVGLFGCTTPDQAVTVMRAVVRAVKDYRPDALVVASGYADAHRVGCVNPLAVPDIAGRSGCDAAMLDTAIKDGTRLFDHVPPDLCAEFVRRAHDTGRLAALAGSVRAEDLGTLTAIGTDIVGVRGAVCERGDRTTGRIQPHLVAAFRAEMDRHSREQAAVPAGN
- a CDS encoding SAM-dependent methyltransferase; translation: MTADVTQPDTGTGGVDGGVGVTALLVAASRAIETHRRDSLAQDLFAEHFVRAARASADWPVRVDQVPDGEADPLWGRFARYFGLRTRVFDDFLLQAVHAGARQVVLLGAGLDARAYRLDWPPGCVIFELDREGVLAFKHRVLDAVAATPKAARVPVPTDLRADWVRALTDAGFDPNTPSAWLAEGLLFYLPGAVETRLIAAVDRLAAAESALAFEVKLDKDLMAHRDSPLYTETRRQIGIDLLDLFAKEARPDSAGDLAARGWSTAVATPYDFTLRFGRGPLPEPNDALGGNRWVFAHRRS
- a CDS encoding DUF389 domain-containing protein; its protein translation is MPEITGADVERMTASLFIEPGWRSRGLSKFWTLLILAALIASAGVVGDSTATVIGAMIVAPLMTPILGSALAFVLVDRRHLIRSVLLVVAGSASVIAVGYLVGWIGAPPDDFAGNSQVASRISPHLIDLLAALATGTAGAFALARADVSDALPGVAIAISLVPPLAVTGLLLEVRRFHDAGQAALLFSTNVAAIIGTGITVFLIFQVRAAAQAAGRRVGRLRGTSLASVAALLVLVAVPLTIGTVAVTRDRQLAADAGPAARAWAAGHGWEVESVTARDGRVDITVLGQPPAPDPQGLRRALDTAGAGDAPLLLHVVGGASLSCPPRTGQCAVTTSIGSSNTSS
- a CDS encoding aldehyde dehydrogenase family protein, whose product is MPTTEPSRPHRARGGSFAVLDPATGEPFAEAPDQQPEELDAIVERAHTAWRGWRADPDARAAALLAAADAVERAGPDLAPLLTREQGKPLPESFAEVARAAARLRYFATLRPQTRPIVDGRPVRSEVRWRPLGPVAAIVPWNFPLQLASAKFAPALAAGNTVVLKPSPFTPLATRMLGSVLAAALPEDVLTIVTGREPLGERLASHPGFGHVTFTGSVPTGRAVARGAASSLARVTLELGGNDAAILLDDVDVEQIVDRLFWAAFRNCGQICMAVKRVYAPARLYAEVVEALAQRADQTVVGPGLQAGSQLGPVNNAPQLARVEGYAAEALATGARAAAGGHRLDRPGYFFAPTILADVSAQSPVVAQEQFGPVLPVLVYRGVEQAVEAANATGFGLGGSVWGTDLDRAEEVAERLECGTVWINHHGELSLAQPFAGAKDSGVGVAGGPWGFYGNLRPFVVHRPEET
- a CDS encoding HSP18 transcriptional regulator; translation: MTSDAVAEEMTQMEDKQRGRTPAGAAVFDTGAALGEIAAAMHAVHPSADVPGPASAPLSANQVLAALTLLRELRTEIAGWEPQLIEAARALNTSWADLAPALGVASRQAAERRYLRLRPAVDGAEGTGEERVAAERDRRAGDKAVAGWARDNAAGLRQLAGQIGALTDLGDGADGDLAALHDALGRDDAADLLAPLAGTRGHLTGAHPGLAEQVGAVDSSITRVRAASDRARRPGPQDV
- a CDS encoding NAD(P)-dependent alcohol dehydrogenase; amino-acid sequence: MRFDAAVLRSYEGRFAVEQVALEEGPAPDEVLVRIAGCGMCRTDLAVRGSAGRSPLPAVLGHEGSGVVVETGGPDTRLAVGDHVVLSFDSCGHCRACISGAPAYCDSFAELNLFGGRTTNAARFADAAGIPLAPRWFGQSSFAEYAMVPARNAVRVDPTLPLELLGPLGCGFLTGAGAVLNTFGVVPGDALAVFGAGAVGLAAVMAATAAGAVVLAVDRHPERLATAERFGAVPLYGTGGLADRIKRLTDGGVRYALDTTASPDLINEALRALRPTGHLGLVARLRQSLPLEPGTLDRGRKLSHLCEGDAVPGVLIPRLTALWQAGRFPFDQLIRTYPLDEINEAERDCETGRVVKPVLLPPHRTKEHP